The nucleotide sequence GAAACACTTCAGGACAGGGTGTTCGGTCTGCCAGCCatgcagtggctgctgctgttgcacGGATACTCGCATTCTTctccagttttctctttttgtcaAATGGCATGTGAAGTCTGGAAGCCTTCAGGGGGCTGTGCTGCGAGACGTGTCCTCCTCGGTGGAGGCAGCCTCAGCACAACTCCATTCCTGGTTTCTGAGTCCGAGAGAAACATGAAATAGTTAAATGTGCAAGTGAATATATGCATTCTGAACACAGTGGATTAACCTAACTGTAATGTTTAAGCTCAAAAATGCCAAAACTTTGTGGGtccaaagaaaatggatttctttggctttaaaaattttctgtaaaatatcaCTTTTTAATGTGATTGCAATATATTGATACTTTTCAGGCCTTCTATATCATATATAATCATTACGAGCAGATTTCACTGGCTTTGGGATCCATCGCAAAGCGGATCAGTTTGGTCTTTGGGAGGACGGGAGCAGCGCTGGCCAGAGCCCCCGGCGCTCTCGGTCTGCGGGAGATGGGCCCTTTGCAAGTGAGGGCGTCACCTGGTCTGGTCTTCCTCCTGCTTGATTAAAGAGGAAGCCTAAAGATATACGTGCTGCATAAAGGCAGCTTTTGTGAGTGTGTGTTGCGCAGCTTCCCTGGAGGTAGAAATAACTCAGTGTGCAACAGCTTTTTGAAGTTCtctttggtttgattttttttgttaatgtttgAATGTGTTTTCCCAGAGGAAAAATTCcttacattttcctttaaacTTTCAGGATTGTTCCCAGTTTGAAACTGAAAATTGCAGGGAAATCGCTGCCTACAGAAAAATTTGCAATTCGGAAAGCTCGACGATATCTTTCTCCAAACCCTGTTCCTTTGCCGGTTCCACCTTTGGTAAGTTAGAAATACACACCCACCCCCTTTATTActatcattttaaaatttctggaaataaaactgAGATAGAGTTGAATCTTTCCGTGTTTCTAAGGTAAAACCTCTGCAGGAGACTGGAATGTTCCCAGAGCAAAGCCAAATGAATGCGAGGAACGCAGTGAAACTGGGGCACGCACCAGCCGCAGGGAGCTCCGCCAGTTGTTTGCGACACGTAACTGTGTTGCATGTGTAACTCATTATTCCAGCTCTAGACGAGCGTGCTCCTAACAGCTTTCCTTTGATTCCTTTTGAGGAACTTTGCCCTGGGTCTCTTCTGTCATGTGTTGTTTACTGAGACTACTAAAAGAAGACTTAAAGGTACAAGTGAGGAGGGGGAAAAATCAAGGAAACAATGCAAGAATTGGGCACCACGGGTCAGCCCCTATTTAATGGGCTCCTGAATGTTTGCTCTCCAAAGTAACTCACGGGTGCCAGGATGAAGCAGCCAAATCCTTTAACACTCCAAAAAACTACTGCACACTGTTGgcttttttaattcctttttctcctgcaaCGCTGGCCCTGCGGCCACACGAGAGCAGCCGCACAAGGGCCCTTTGCCTCACGCACCTGCGCTTTGAAACAATGATCTACCTGCAAAGAACAcaggaaagagcagaaaagatTTGTGAATACACAGGCTTGCCAAGTGCAACACTGTTAGAATTTGCAGTGCTTTGAGCTGCTGTGTTTGAGAAACAGATGGAGAGTTGGTAAATACTCTTCAGGAAAACGGCTGAGCAAGGAGAGCCTCTTGGAGACACCAGCGAGTAGTCACTTCTCAGCCCACCAGCTGAATGTGTGGCACTGCTTCTCAAAGAATTACATTTGTTACGGCGTAGCGTGGGTATTCACCAGGGCCGCTTCCCGCCGAGTCGCAGGGCTGAAATGAGAGGAAATAATTAGTTACTTTGATCGGCCTTTCAGGTTCTGGAGGTTGTGGAGGGCGGGAGGCGCGCGGGGCTCGGCCGGCCGCTCCGGGGGTGCTGAGCGGAACGGTGTCTGTAGCTCTCCCTGGGGCGGCCGGGCGCCGtgtccctgttcctgctgcagctgcgTTCCCGAGGCAGCGGTGCCGCAGCCCAACAGCCAGAAGCGCCGAGGGTGCGATGCTGGGTGCACGATCTCATCTCTGGCATTTCTCTTTTCACTGTGGAGGGACTTGCTGAGAGAAGAGAGTCAGAGGTTTAGCCTAGAATAAGCGTAGTTTGAGTACTTCCGTATCAAAACCCCGTTAACAAATCTGCAGTAGACACAGTAAGCTCAGTGCAGGTTTTCCAATCGATAGAGGCCAGTggtgaaagcagcagcaatgggGGTTAACGCGCTCACTCGTCTGTTCTAGCCTGACAGGTTTTCATGCTAGAACTCCAGAATTCAATTATTCTATACAGAAATTTTATCAAAAAGTGTTAGATTATCAAATACAGACTAGGTtgcataaataaatagaataactAGCTTGTCTTCAGGACCAGTTGTAAGTCTATATAGTATCAACATAATATCAGTATATTTAACTTTGTGATTGCTCACAGCAATGAGCCTGTTTGGCCTGGTGATATACTAAGAGAACCCCAGTAAAAAATAGGAATGAAACTAatagtttttaataaaatttacatttttctatGGAAGCAGCTCATGGTAGTTATTGATAGTTATTACTGCCCTGGCTAGGACAGAGCGAAGAACAAGAGGAGGGTCAGGGGACAGTTACCCACCTGCCGTGAATGGTGTAAGTCTGTTGTGTTGCTGCTTTCCTTTATCTCTCAGTGGGGTTGTGTTTGCATTCTGTTCAAGCAATGCTGCTTGCATTGTATGAAGTAAATGGCTCTTTAGTTATCTTCCAGGGCTAATTTGTTCAGAAAACCAGTGTAACAAGTTTTCAATTGcaatgaaaatatgttttgacAAACTGTTTATTTAAGGAATCTGTAACTTTTTCATCACACAGAGATAAACTAAAGTATTTGATAACTGCGTTTATCCAGCACTGTAATTAATGATGTTGTCATTTCTCCCTGACCCTAGGAAATGATGTATATCTGGAACGGCTACGCTGTAATTGGAAAATGTCCCAACTTAACAGAAGGCATGTTAGAGACTTTAAttgaagcagaagcagcattGGCAAGTAGTTCAGGTAACCGGTGATATGGTTTAAGCAGCAGTTTTACAGTGCAATAGCTAAAGATATTATCTGCGAATAAAGAGAGGTGCTCATTAGTAAAGTTAATCTGATCATAGGAGGGCCATAGGTGATGACACCGTAAACTGCAGGTGcgtggtccccagggaggcagctggtTCACGCAGTGCGTGTCATTCAgtcagctgcagcaggaggacCAGGTGAGGTTTGGAGCAGTGAAAACAGAGATATTCCATAGCAGGAGGTGCAGTATCGGACgttttgcagaaattatttttagttaGTATTTCGTGAACTGGAAATGAGCGAGCAAGCTGAAGGTTTTGCTTGTCAGCATCAAGACTAAGCTGCCTGTAAGGAACGGCTATGAAAAAGACAggtattttctctgaaatgtaCTATGCAAAACATTTCTGGTGGAGAAAGGGTGACAATAGTCCCGACTTTGAactgggcactggggagacTCTGGGAGCTCCTGAGTGTAAACTCGAACGAGGCGAGAAGAAGGTACAGTGAGGGATGAGGGGAGGGGAGGTGCGGGTAGCAAAGCTGCGCGCGTTTCTGTTCAGCTGAACAAAGGCGGAGAATTGATAGAACACTTGCATGCTAACAGGTCATGTGGCTAGGAGCCAAAGAAGGACAACTGTAAATACGGAAGGGCAGTGAAGGCAGAAGGTTAAAAGATGTTAAACTGAACCTCAGAGTTTCCAAAGTGGACACCGTAAATTAGTTTTCAGGTGCCAGAACAATAAGATTGTGGAACAGCCTTTCAGTGGGAGTAGGGAGGGAAAGAACAGCCCAATGATTTTTAGTCAAAGCTTGGTCGATTTATGGAAGGgctggtgtgtgtgtgcctCTGCATTAAATGAGTTACACTGACCGGTTAGTTCCTTCTGTTCCAGTAACCAGGTTGTGCTCACACCTACCTGGTGAAAGTTTCCTTACAGGTAGGACGgtctctgctgctccagggCTTTCTAAAATGTGCCATTTACTTCATCTTGCAGCTACAGAAGTGCTAGTAGATGACCAGTGCGTGATAAAGCTGTTAAAGGGCTTATGCCTCAAGCATTTGGGGAACATCTCGGAAGCAGAAGGCCATTTTAATTACATCTATTTAAAGTAAGTTTCCTTACATGGCATATAGGAGAGCTCTTGAATTTCTTAGTAACTGTTCGTATCAAGTAAGAGGAGATGGAACCATGAGATGAATAGAAGGGAGAGGACTGCAGTATTCATTTCAGTTACTTTGATATTAAGAAATTGCAGTTTTAATTGCCAGTGTTGTTAGCCGTGTATGGAAGAAGAATTGCAAATCTGCACCTTTACTgagctgttttctccttttttggggGCTACATGTGCAGAAAAATTTTGAGagaactcttcttttttttgcccCTTCCTCTTAGGGGTCACAAATGCGCCGTACCCAAAAGGTACAGTCTGCAGAGACGGGCAGCAGGGTTACGCTGGAGCTCCTGTGCGCCACGCTGTGGCGTCTCTGTCAGTTCACGTGGACAGAGCTCATAATATTGTCATCTTTTCTAATACTTCCATGATAATAAAGGCAAGGTTTCGCAACCCTGAGATGTGTGGGATGGTTATGCGAAGTACACAGTTAATAACCTGGAAGGCAGCTTTGGACAGAGAACATGACAAGTGTTGTAACAGAGACCGATTGTTCCTTCTCAGCTAATCTGTTTATTTGTGTTGGAGCTGTTAAATGAGGGAAACAATATATCATTGCAAGATCTTGAGGCTATTTCTTTTCCAATGCAGTgagaagaagataaaatatgACCATTATCTCATTCCAAATGCCTTGCTGGAGTTGGCGATATTGTACCTAGACCAGGACAGAAGAGGAGAGGCAATAAAACTACTGGAAAGAGCAAAGTAAGCAAGGGAAAGGCTGTGCTGGTGCCTGATGAGTCAGGATGGTATTTTATTGGTTAGTGGGAAGCAGAAACATTTCATTAATATAGTGGAAACTCATTGTTCCATTTTTTGAATGGCAGCATGTATaccttagttttgttttggacCTTTCTAGTTGTAGACGTTGTCTGCTCGTCTGGTCTGTCACTTACTCATCCATTCTGATAAGAgcaaaaaacatttcaagatGTTAATATGAATTTGAAAGGCTTCCATAAGAAATAACCCATGTGTAACAAAACGTAATAATCTTCATATTCTATTTGCTTATTCATAAGAGCTGTACTAAATTAAATCAAAATTCTGAGTTATGGCTAAAATAACATTGCTCAAATTGATGGCTACCggtgctgttttctttccttgatgaaatatatttaagaTTAATGCTTCATTTTGCATTTAGTATCTTTGTATTGCTTCATCTGCATCTGAAAGGCACCTGAAACACCTGCTTTTACTACTTCGTGTGATTGATTTTTCTAGCAAAGTAGGTTTATCAGGaatagttggacttgatcatGTATGTTCTTTAttataaaattaacaaaatactttttttgccTGTCTGTGCCTTTACTTCTCTGCTGAGCCAAAATTTCTTGAGGGGGGGGAATCCAAACCAAATGGCTCTTGCCCTGTCCGAGCATCCTGCAGCAGAGGAGTTCCCTGCTCTGCCGGGATCCGGAACGGGTCCAGATTCTGCATCTGTCCGAGCGCTGAGGGTCCCGCCGGTCACGGGGTGTGAGCAGCTACAGGAGCGATGGCTGGTCGCAGGTCTCAGAGAGGTCAGATAGAGGTTTTGTGTCGAGCTGCTGTCCGAGCCAGCTGTGCGGGGCAGAGAGGTGAGCCCGCCTGCTGGAGATTGTGCCAAAAGCCTGtcacacaaaattaaaatactgcagTTCCGAGTCTCCTGTGCTTGTCAGCCTGGTTCTCTGTAGGCTCACGGGAGAGCAAGAATTACATTAGCGCAACGCAATGGAAAGTGCTTAAATTGGTTTTGCGCTCCTCAAAGCAgccctctcctcctgccctcgTTTCCTTCGCCCAGACTTACCTTGAGCAGGGATGTAGAAACTGGTGATGCAGAGCTTCTCCTCCGCCTGCTGTTGTCGCGCCGTTCCCGCGGCCCCTGGCGGACGGGCTGCCTTAACCGGAGCCCCAGCACCGCCGCTCTTCGGGATACGTTGGCGCCCAGTGTGTGGAAAGATAACACGAGACTTGCTGTGCGGAAAGAACTCAAGGACTgtaatgatatttttttaaaaaacaaacacccccacCAACCCCCCTCCTTGTTTCATTAAAAACCTGCAGTCGTTACGTTCCCACCTGTAGCTGCTGCACCACGTTAAAATGCTCGCGTTCGTAAGCTTTCAGCTAGGAATGCAGAATGTGTTTGCAGTCACTAGAGGGAGAACACGGCGGGTTTCAGGGCTGCAGAATTATGTTTGCAGTTGGCAGGAGGGCGGACGGGCACCGGCTTGTGCGGTGACGCTCGATTTGCTTGACCTAAatccacaggctgctgctggctggaaTGTTTCAGCTCTGGGAGAGAGAGTGGGGCGGGATGATAAACAGTTTGGGCTTGGTCATGCGTGGAAATACTGACATTTGTATAACTGTAAGCTACAAGCAAGAATATTAGCCTACTGATGAGAAATACGATATCAGCGTGGCAAAAGCTACTCAACATAAAAAGTGCAAAGGGCTCCAGATCAGCACACGGCATGACCCAGTCGTCTCCTTTCCTCATTCAGCCTCCTGGGTGTTGTGTACACGCAATGGTGAGCTGGTGCGGGGCGGGTGTGGAATTGCGTGTTCTCACCCGGACTGCCGTGGTGACAGACACCGTGCTGCTGTGCTTGACTGGAATGACagatttttaactgaaatgCTTGTAAGGTGTACTGACTGTTCAATAGTTCACGTTTCTGTAAAGACGACAAGTATCTTCCAACAGAAAATCCCCACAGTCAGATCCCGTTTGGTACCTGGATTCCGTAGCCATCCTGCAGGAGATGACGTGTTAATTCCTGTTAAGCAGGATCTGCGCTTCCATGTGGTCCCAGGGgcagtttttctggttttttaaTACAAGCTTTTCCATGAAAATCCAgattcttctgatgtttctgtAACTCCTGTAGCATGGCACAGCTACCAGAGCCTATGGGCACGTGGGACTGCTGCCCGGCGGCGACGGGCTGTTTCCTGCTTCAGGACAGCTTCTCTCTGGCTCTTTTTCTGGGCTGTTTTGCCTCTTCTCTACTTGCTTGAAATGTGTCTGCTGAATTAAGATGAATCTATCTTactaaaatgatttttaaaatatatatcctGAAAATGTTTGTATTCAAATTTGTTCTGCCTGTAACCTAAGTGGATGTTACAGATATTTAATAGGGGTGCTATCTGGTTGAGTCGACCAGACTCGGTTTCGCATTaagctgtatttttctgctcattGCCAGGCAGTGGAACCACAAATGAAGAGCTGCGTTGTTTGGCTCGGAACACgtgttttgtgttttagagtgggcagcacagcagcttgtgAAGAAAGGCTTTTTTGGTGTCTACAGCTGTTTTGCTTAGAACAGTCATATAAAGATaacttgaaaaatgtttttaaaacatatattgATCAGAGTggatctgcttttgttttagaCAAAACTACAAGAATTACTCCATGGAAACACGAACACATTTCAGAATTCAGGCCGCCCTGCACCAAGCCAGATCGGCCCCAGGAGACGGAGCCGCGGCCGTGTCGTGACCTGTCCTCTCGGACGTCCTGCTGGTTGGAAACTCGGGTGCAGAAGGTTGCCGACACTTTAGAGttactttccttctctttcaagTCAGTGAGAAACCAAatcatttgtaattttaaaggtGATGCGTAAAACATTAATCTAGTGTAATGACATGGCAAAAAATCTTCTCAAACCAAGCATAACTCtgcaaaatattgtttttccaaCAGTGGCTTTTTGAATCCTTACATCTGTGTAATCCGTTTTTCAATCATGTCTGCCGTTTTCTTGCGTTTGCAGCATTTACTAAGCAAGTACAGCTTAAAGGGAAACAATTGGAGAGAATCAAACCA is from Columba livia isolate bColLiv1 breed racing homer chromosome 8, bColLiv1.pat.W.v2, whole genome shotgun sequence and encodes:
- the TTC39A gene encoding tetratricopeptide repeat protein 39A isoform X7, with amino-acid sequence MCYWELMWCFTYKRQWKMAFFYADLLSKENTWSKATYIYMKAAYLSMFGPDDCSPFGDNVVELFRIVPSLKLKIAGKSLPTEKFAIRKARRYLSPNPVPLPVPPLEMMYIWNGYAVIGKCPNLTEGMLETLIEAEAALASSSATEVLVDDQCVIKLLKGLCLKHLGNISEAEGHFNYIYLNEKKIKYDHYLIPNALLELAILYLDQDRRGEAIKLLERAKQNYKNYSMETRTHFRIQAALHQARSAPGDGAAAVS
- the TTC39A gene encoding tetratricopeptide repeat protein 39A isoform X6, encoding MCCLLRLLKEDLKEMMYIWNGYAVIGKCPNLTEGMLETLIEAEAALASSSATEVLVDDQCVIKLLKGLCLKHLGNISEAEGHFNYIYLNEKKIKYDHYLIPNALLELAILYLDQDRRGEAIKLLERAKQNYKNYSMETRTHFRIQAALHQARSAPGDGAAAVS